In the genome of Artemia franciscana chromosome 16, ASM3288406v1, whole genome shotgun sequence, the window NNNNNNNNNNNNNNNNNNNNNNNNNNNNNNNNNNNNNNNNNNNNNNNNNNNNNNNNNNNNNNNNNNNNNNNNTCATTTTGCTAAGATCTTACTTCTTTCGTCAGAAAACGATTTTAAGGGAAATCTTAGAACTAAATCTTacttattttgcctttttttgtaaatgtctTTCATTATTATGCTCTGATTAGCGGTCTAAGGAAAATGATTAGTATATCATAAAAGTTCTCCCATCATTGTTCTATGCTCTATGTGGCAGAAAGTGGCTTTCCTTGCGCTCTGTTTGCTAAAATCAATGATCTGTAAGATCTAAGGACAATTATGAACTAAAACACGGTAATGCAGCCTGAAAGATTTAAGGTGTTAAAAGATTGAGGTAAGATCGTTGTGCTAAGGGACAGAGCCATTGTTCCACCATACATGGCAATCTTTCAATACACCCCCACCTCTTCACACTCCAGATGAAACCATTTACAAAATACACGAAACGCTTCTTCAGCGAGTTGTAAGTCATGTCatttaaatttgtaaatatCATAAACCTCAAAAACTATCCTCTCTTAAACAACTATTAATAGATCGAAAAGGGGGTTGACAGGAATCCCAATATTTTAAAGTATGATGCTTAATTCGCTCCCTGTGTACCTTCCAAGAGCTGTAACCaagtataaaacaaacaataacCCATATTAGCCGATATTAAAAGCAAATATGTATATGGAAGTTTGTCTAGTAACATGCTGTCACATGTAGACAATCatcctgaaaaatatattttccaccAGGGCCCTTCTTAAATTGGTAGGCCTCCTTGTAGGTGGAGCAATTCTCTAACAATCTCCAATTGCGAAGAGAGCCAGCACAGAAATAATGTATACAAAATATTGttgaagaaattttcatttcttgaGTGTGTCTTGAAAATAAAGGATGATAACTTAAATCTTATGATACAAAATTATGTCACATTAATGTcacaaaatattatattatgtcACAAAATTAATATCAATATTATAGCCTTAGCTATTTCACAACAGCTGACCAGCACTGACTGCTTTGCTTGGTCAGTACATTACACCCACCTCTTGCATTAGTCTCTaattcatcaaaataaaaagtcatatagagtcaaaaaaagtcaaaagagtCATAATAGAAACAATCATTTTGACAACGTATAATGATTTTTTCTATGCatagcaatttaaaaaatccaattcttatTGCAGATAGTATCTACCattaaatttctagtttaaaatgtgtttatttgAATACAATTCTTTTCCTGACTGATTTAAGTTTTACCATCtctaaaactataatttttgagaaatgtAAAATCCTACCTCTTTCAGCCTCCCTCTCTCGTCCCTTTGTGATAAGGATATATTTGGGTGATTCAGGACAAAACATAAGTGCGGGAACTTGATAGAGGACAGCCACAGCTGTGAATGCCAAAAGATATGGCCAAAGTGTTTCAGTACCCATGATGTTTTCCATTCCCAAAATTTGAGATATCAGGATTGAAATTGTCAGAATTAGTTGATACATTGttccaacctaaaaaaaaaatgcacaaaaaaaattagccgAAATATAAAGATTATAGaacaaagcaaataaataaaaatggcaCAGTGAATTTCTATGGCGATTTTGTCGTTACTGAGAATGCCTATTTTGAACCCCATTCCCCTCTCCCAAAAAATTTCTTCCATTTGTTAAGTTTTCTTGAAAGTTCAAGTAAGAAACACTTATTCCAGACCGGTAGACAAATTTTGCTGAAGACCAGCCCTTTCTTCTTCATTATTTTGGTACTCCCCCTCTGAGACTATTTTGTTGACCACCCTCCGAGGAACAAAATAATAAGCGTGGTATTGACTGAGGAGCAGCTCATTTCTAGTACTTGGTTAGTGTAGCACGCATGGCAGAATGAGAGACGCTCTGAGATTTGCACCAGGTGGTGGAAAGGGCCAAGCTTTGTCCTTCCAATCAATCTCCATATTTCTGCTCCTCCCAATTTGTGTCTCTGTTGCCATTTTGCAGGTAAgtattcttttttggttttttttttctatgactatataattaaacaaatatttaaaaataacaagattttgtttttgattcaattttgtagtttcaatttttttccttccaATTTTCGTCTTTAATATCATTTAGCAGGTATATATACATTTCTGGTTTGATTTTTGTGTGGCTagataattaaacaaatatttaaaaaaacgataagATTTAGTTTTTGACTTTGTACTTGATTTATGCCTGTTTTGGACAGGAATCTCAAAGCCATCTATCTTTTACTCGAAGTTGTTAATTCTCCCTCTGTTTGCTGTCTTCCTAGACTTGTTGGGTATTTATTCTATAAAGTAGAGCTTGGTTTGAAAAGccaataaacttatttttaaattatttcattttaattatggAAATTTTCAATGGAATCGTTGAGAAAGATTATTGATGTTATGAAAAGGAAGAATGAAGACatagattttttagttattaatttCAAATGCTTTCAAATCTAATCTTGTTATTTTCCTGCAATTTATGTAGAGAGTATTTCGGGGGTggtgaaaatttttatcatgtCTTTTAGCCATAACAATGACAGCTCTTATGTTTCTCAAGACCAAcataaattagtatttttttcattgcttatGCATATAATGTAGCTCAAGCTATATAAAATAACCTAAGCTATTTCATATTGAAAGTTAATCACTCTGTAATTATCATTGGACCTACCATTAAATTATTGAGGCAATTCATTTATCCTGTGATAAAGAAACTGCTCAAATATTATGGAATGCCTAATTTGGTTTCCTTATACAAAAGCTAATTTATTTGGTTTCGTTCTACAGAGTAATTTAACCCCTTGAATGTCTCATGCGCAATTATctccctttttaagtttttgaaatagTTATGAAAAAAAGATTAGTTTCTTACAATAAATTTAAAGCAGGAATAACATACACTCTATCCCTGGCAAAATTTgtcatttccaattttttagttttgccattttcaaaagcaaaacaataaatttttaaaaagtcctatttttaaaagcaaaaacaatcaTATATATAAGCACAGAATTATCATATAGTCAAATTATATTTATCCTAAGAACAATGAATTTCGCTAAGGTTGGACCAAAAAATTTTACAGCTAGAATGAAATACAGTCTACCCCGGGATAAAAGTGTAGCAGGTAGAAACAAAAGGAATGACCCAAATtagaactgaaataaaaaaattgactaaatacaagaaatttttaaaaggtccgatttttaaaagcaaaaacaataataatatttctgcTAAGAAAAATCGACTTCACTGCGAAGCATCCCAAGGAACCCAACAGAAAGGGGGTTTTCTATTGATTGCAGGTAATAAGCGCAGGATGTTTGAAAGGGGAGAAAGATGATCAACAATtacacgaaaaaaaataaaaacaaaacacaaaagttttcctttcaattttagtcaacaaaacaaaagtatCTTACCGCCCCTCGGAGATTAACTGGAGATATCTCACTAAGGTACATGGGTGCCAACCCGGCGTTGAGTCCGCAATTAATTCCAATAAATACCCTTCCGGCAATAAGCATTTCATACGATTCGGCAGAATATGAGAAGCCTTCGAGAATAGCGCCAATTAAAGCAAATATGTTATTGACCATAAGTCCACCTCTCCTGAAAAGCAAAACGGCTTTTAAAtactgtgtttttttgtttataatatttcttttacttgaaaaaatattatatttaatatttatctgTAATTTATACGCTTAGGGTTAGAACCCCCcatccttaaaaagaaaacaaccatGTTTTTTTGTCTAGAATATATTCTGTTGGACAATCTGCTGGTAATTTCTaccatctagcaaatcttcctccctTTTTTGGAGCGCCAATGCCTTAAAAACCATATTTGGTCACTGCCATCAGTGTAGCTTGcaaaattctaatcttggttcggaAACATCTTCGTCTACTCCCAAATCTTTTTCAGCTGTGAAAAAAACCCATGAGCCTGGGCTATTCTAGTTTTAACATCTTCAAATCACCACCGTCGTTATAAACAATAGAACCCGGGTAAGTGAATATGTCCACAGGATCGACCTATCCATTATCTAACGTTACCTTTTCAACTTCACTTACTCCTAGCCTttgcgacttagtcttcttaacattaattttcaaacctattctagcaccctgaactcgcaaaatctcTTAAAGTTCATTCCCTTTGCTTACAGTTTCATCTAGAATGGTTTAGTTACACGATAATTTTAAAGCAGACGAAACTTTTCTATCAATTTAATTCTACGTTCCCAATAAAAATGACATCTATAAATAGGATATAACACGATCTTGtttaattcctgatttaatacaataCCAGCTTCTAGCCTAATTTCCTACCATAAGCGCAGCTGTGTTACTCTTCTAACTTTCCTGGAACCGtactgttcttttcttaaaactttgtccacaaaatctctaagtctaaaaagtatcatcatcttaagtaatttgctatctaCAAATACCAGGTTAATGAAACTCAGAAACTAAGAAACTCATTTTTTACATTAACCCCAGCAGTATTATGCTTGTACCTTTTCTTAAACCACGCTGTTCTcaatcagttcgtggtaacgaactgtactaaggagtaCTAATATAAgtacataaaaattatattagtatgatactaatagatacatcaaaagaattggctttttatgctgattttaaatatataagtttaattaaatttagtcttacccatcaaaagttacgagcccgagaaaatttgccttattttggaaaatatgggTTTAACACCCCCAAAAGGCCATAGAagcttaacaaaaatcataacatcgcattcagcgtatcagtgaaccctactgtagaagtttcaagctcttatttacaaaaatgcggaatttcgtattttttgccagaagaccgttCATGggtacttgtttattttttttttccaggggtgattatatcgaccCAGAGGGCATAGAAAGTCGCGAGATGGCTCATtataacgaaaatcaaaagttctagttccctttttaagtgaccaaaaaattagagggcacctgggtcccctctcacgctcattttttctcaaagtcaacggatcaaaatatttatatagccattttattcagcatagtcaaaaaatctaatagcaatgtctttgggggtgacttactcctTCAAAGTTCCAAGGGGAAGGGCTGAAGTTAAAgaatttgaccagtgtttacatatagtaatggttattgggaagtgtacagacgttatcggggggatttctttggttgagaGGGGGTGGTTGAGGGGATAGGGTTACGTGGgtggatctttctatggagaaatttttgatgagggaagataatttctatgaagggggcgcaggatattctagcattattaaaaaaaaaacaatgataaaataaattcagaattgtttttcaattgagagtaaggagcagaattaaaacttaaaaagaacagaaattattaagcatattaGGGGTTTATttcctcctgaatacctcgccctttgtgctaaagtatttttagtaatttcaactatttattctacggcaatgtgattcaagggtcattcttaaaaaattgggacaaaatttaagcttaagggtaaagagcgaggtattgacgagggggtcgaaccccctcatatacgtaataaaaacatactaatgtagaagttcgttacgcaaattaatttgtaagttacttgTGTTTTCTACCAATGggaacgttcgtaaaaaatttaaatttctagttgcctttttaagcaactaaaagattggagggcaactagggctcttccccacccctttttctcaaaatcttccaatcaaaactaagaggaagccaatcaaaaaagcaagttttttaactgaaattaaggagtgacattaaaacttaaaacgaatagaaattactccgtatattacaGGGGTTtatccctcctcaacaccccgctcttgcCGCTACAgttttgtactgttttaaaaagtaaagttgagagaaagattaaaatagaaaagaaaaaaattaaccgcagcagtgttattcttgtacctttcctaaaaccacactgttcttcttttaaaactcaGCCTACAGCGTCTCTTTGTTTAAGAAGTATCATCGTACAAAGTAATTTGCAACCTACGGAAACAAGGCTAATGCCTTTACAATTACTAGACTCACCattatcatctttcttatataggggtttaattagggttttcctaaaaaaattacatacgtctcctatttcaaaaataatactcCTTAtgttcagtagcttatttctaacctcctAGCTAAAACATATAATAAACTCATTCACTCCACTATCTGCAGCTGAGggcttatcttttttttatccaactaGTACTGTCACTAACTGTTTCTCTCAAAATGAATCTTTCTTCACATCTAAGGTGTCACTAAATTTTACCTTTTCCTCTATATTTCTTTCTGTAACTCTATCCTGGTTTAGCACAGTCTCAAAACATTCGGCTCATCTCTCTTTCCTCACCTcttctttaattctttccttatcacttaTTATGGGCCGGCTCCTATTTCTCACGGGGACATGTCCATATTGACTGCTCCCTCTCAACTTTTTAACATACCAGTGCATATTTTGATATTCATTGTTCAAAGTCGATAACACCTTTCGTCCATAAAATTTCACTTACAGCTTGTAGAttacaaaaggaaaaataatactccttatcttcagtagcttatttctaacctcctagctaaaacatttaaaactcATTCACTCCACTATCTGCAGCTTAGggcttatctttttttttatccaactaGTACTGTCACTAACTGTTTCTCTCAAAATGAATCTTACCTCAAAGAACATCCTCAAAGAAAGATTATATCTTCTTCACATGTTTAGTGTTATAAACTTcagattgtttttttctgattttctacCCACgtgcatttttaattttacactCGGTACCACtttaaactggaaaaaaatatatatagatctctatttcattaaaaataaattttcaaagttttactaAATAATAAAGGCATTTATGGACGTTTAGGTTTCCAATAAATCATGAAACAGTCATATTTCCTTATACTGCCCTtggtattgattttaaaaaaaagtatcttgtTTTTGGTATTCTTGACTATCTCTGACGACTTGcaattgcagttttttttttttttaatttgccatcataaattttagaatgtttttgtccgattatattttaaaatttgaaataattagtcAAACATCAATTATCGTTTTCACTGTCATAGGTTTGAACTTCAACAAACTTATCTTGCTCTTGGTATGCTTTGTTCTGCGGTAACACTTGGGACCTACATTCTTTTATAGGTTCAAAAACATCATGTAAATACCCTTTCCTCTTACCTGCCAAACTTTTCGGCAAAGAATCCTGTCAAAGATCCACCAATCATTCCTCCAATACAATACACTGAAACCGCAACAGACCAAATCCATGTTATTGTGGCTTCTGTTGGTACCACCGTGTAGTTAGATCGGGTATAATCAGTGTAGTTAATCCATTCCTGTATAAGCTGAAAAGACAAATTTATTGTCAAGTCTTGTGGGATTGCAAGGGTACTCAGAAATATTCTTAAATAGACGAGTGTAAAGCACTGATTGCATTATTGGAGGGATAGGGGACACGAGGCCTGGACGCAGAAATTTTAGGAGTACAAAATTCAGAATAATTATACATCAGCAATTGCAATCAATTtgtaatttataaggttttttctattaaataaattagaagGAGCAGTTAACAAATGAAAGTATTtgttaaattaataattgattaataaaatagaaataaattaaaaaaataaaaagttatcaaataataattgaactaaaataacaataataaaaaattaaatagttaattgacgaataaataaaaataaattcaaaacagaaaataataaaaaagtaaatcgttaattagttaattacttaaaatcaaattgttaataaattattttcttttaatttgacctgaaattttgtttgagagaaggaggggggggggctaattaaGATGTTACCCGGGTGTAAGACGAGCCAGAATCGAAACTTAGATAAAGGTCGGCCGAAATGTATTGGACTCTTAAGGTACAATTGATAAAACGCACCGAGAAGCGAAAGAATAGACAAATTCACAGTATGAAAAATTGAATAGGATCAGAAtgaaaatacagtaaaaaagttgaaaatgcatagtttttgttttgatttgagCTGAGGATGAATAATTCACCGCTTAGGCCGAAAAGAAAGTGTAAAGTCTTAGGCCAAGGAATCGCAAGGAAATTGCTGGTTTGGTTAAAAGGAAACaaccattttataaaataggtcATACACGtgttaacattaaaattaacactTACTTTTCACCAATTGCAATGCATTATCATTATATCTTTGATTTGAGCTGATGACCACTAATGTCCTTTTGAACCTTTGAGCTTTTCGACCACTTAGGCCGAAAAAAAGTGTGAATTCTTAGGCTGAGAAATGTGATGTCAGGAAATAACTGGTGTGGTTAAAATGAAACAACCATTTTAGAGAATAGGTCACACACttgttaatattaaaattaacgcTTACTTTTCCTGGTGCGTTAACTACGCCAATATTGTAACCATGCTGGAAGCCTGATCCAACTGCAGCAGCTGCAATGGCAAAAACCAAACGGCCATTTAAACcctggaaaataataaaaagaattaaaaacagaacaaagttAGTAAATAGTTTAGACAGCACATGTATCAAAAGATTTTGAATTAAGTAAGGGGTGAGAGGCAAACTAACCGCGGACTATAATGTCACGCACTGCCTTTCTAgtctttcaaaatttcaaacaaaagtagATTACACTATCCATCaatcattttcaaatagttcgtggaaacaaactgtaagtaaggaacgactcaGTCTAATAGCAATCAGAATTCTAGAAAAAGGCATTTTGATAGCAATAAATGaatcaaaaaattgttcttttatgttgattccaaacatataaaACTGATTAAGTTTAACATTACCTACTAAAAGCTGCATGCGTGAGTAAATATGTCTGATTCTGAAAAATGGGAGGAGAAACACCAATGGTAAAAGTCACGCCATCAGATTTAAcatttcagagaaccctattatataGGTTATAAGCTCATATCtacgaaaatatggaatttgtaattttttttgtcaaaagaaagatcacgaatgtgGGCTTATTtgcgttttatgtttttttgattCCCCAGAGGTGAATGTATTGAACCAATTGTTTAACAAAAT includes:
- the LOC136037171 gene encoding solute carrier family 2, facilitated glucose transporter member 1-like (The sequence of the model RefSeq protein was modified relative to this genomic sequence to represent the inferred CDS: added 503 bases not found in genome assembly); the encoded protein is MAAKLPPRYTGEVVLGTGLNGRLVFAIAAAAVGSGFQHGYNIGVVNAPGKLIQEWINYTDYTRSNYTVVPTEATITWIWSVAVSVYCIGGMIGGSLTGFFAEKFGRRGGLMVNNIFALIGAILEGFSYSAESYEMLIAGRVFIGINCGLNAGLAPMYLSEISPVNLRGAVGTMYQLILTISILISQILGMENIMGTETLWPYLLAFTAVAVLYQVPALMFCPESPKYILITKGREREAERALNWLRGTTKVEEEMDEMRAESAKQKLTTVVSLKEMLTNPCLKSPLIIAVMMQLAQQFSGINAVMFFSTSIFEDAGLNTLTSQYATLGMGVMNVLMTFVSLVLVEKAGRKTLQLVGLSGMLFVVILLTVFLAIKDMAPWIPYISIVLVIAFVVAFATGPGSIPWFLVT